A single window of Micrococcaceae bacterium Sec5.1 DNA harbors:
- a CDS encoding undecaprenyl-diphosphate phosphatase, whose translation MNWIEAALLGLVQGLTEFLPISSSAHLRIVGSFLPNAADPGAAFTAIIQLGTETAVIVYFWRDLVRIIGAWFRSLSGKVPRNDPDARMGWLVILGSLPIIVLGLLFQDQIESVLRSMWIVATMLIVFGMILAVADAIGCQERDLTQLSYKHGILYGLAQAMALIPGVSRSGGTITAGLLMGYTREAAARYSFLLAIPAVFGSGLYQLYKTVSKEGLAGPYGLPETALATVIAFVVGYVIIGWFLKFVSTRSYRLFVWYRILLGLALYVLLGFNVISA comes from the coding sequence GTGAACTGGATAGAAGCAGCCTTGCTGGGCCTGGTGCAAGGCCTCACCGAATTCCTCCCGATCTCCTCAAGCGCCCACTTGCGGATCGTGGGCTCATTCCTTCCGAATGCAGCCGATCCCGGAGCCGCCTTCACGGCCATTATCCAACTGGGTACGGAGACGGCGGTCATTGTCTATTTCTGGCGCGACCTCGTGCGGATCATCGGGGCCTGGTTCAGGTCCCTGAGTGGGAAAGTCCCACGAAACGATCCGGACGCCCGAATGGGATGGCTGGTAATCCTGGGCAGCCTCCCCATCATCGTGCTCGGCTTGTTGTTCCAGGACCAGATCGAGTCGGTCCTGCGAAGCATGTGGATAGTTGCCACCATGCTCATTGTCTTCGGCATGATCCTGGCAGTTGCCGATGCCATTGGCTGCCAGGAACGGGATCTCACACAGCTCAGCTATAAGCATGGCATTCTGTACGGCCTTGCCCAGGCGATGGCCCTTATTCCGGGCGTTTCGCGTTCCGGCGGAACCATCACTGCCGGGCTGCTGATGGGGTACACGCGCGAAGCTGCGGCTCGCTACTCGTTCCTCCTCGCCATTCCGGCGGTTTTCGGCAGCGGCCTCTACCAGCTCTACAAAACGGTTTCCAAGGAGGGGCTCGCCGGTCCCTACGGCCTTCCGGAGACGGCACTGGCCACAGTCATCGCTTTCGTGGTGGGCTACGTGATCATCGGCTGGTTCCTGAAGTTCGTCTCCACACGCAGTTACAGGCTCTTTGTCTGGTACCGCATCCTTCTTGGCTTGGCCTTGTATGTCCTGCTCGGTTTCAATGTGATCAGCGCCTAG